One genomic window of Salvia miltiorrhiza cultivar Shanhuang (shh) chromosome 4, IMPLAD_Smil_shh, whole genome shotgun sequence includes the following:
- the LOC131022430 gene encoding trihelix transcription factor ENAP2, with protein sequence MERDHHQAHNKQQETPPSLLSPHQNPNTDSPRNVAAAAANDRLKRDEWSEGAVSSLLEAYEAKWTLRNRAKLKGQDWEDVAKHVSARANCSKSAKTQTQCKNKIESMKKRYRSESAAAADASSWPLYPRLDLLLRGNGAASSNPPPAVVVELPSPPPPPPLEVGSGAQNSPNSNGGDRVGKEEEGEGTNNEMKAKAIDETDSSTPAIDLDLEKEKEKGKLKRKEKSTKRVREECWEIGESIRWLAEVVVRSEQSRMETMREIERMRAEAEAKRGELDLKRTEIIANTQLQIAKLFARGSIQ encoded by the exons ATGGAGAGAGATCATCATCAAGCACATAATAAACAGCAAGAAACCCcaccatctctcctctctcctcatCAAAACCCTAACACGGACTCACCGAGAAATGTTGCTGCTGCGGCGGCCAACGATCGGCTGAAGAGAGACGAATGGAGCGAAGGCGCGGTGTCGAGCCTGCTCGAAGCGTACGAGGCCAAATGGACGCTCAGGAATCGGGCCAAGCTCAAGGGCCAGGACTGGGAGGACGTGGCCAAGCACGTCTCGGCGCGCGCCAACTGCTCCAAATCGGCCAAGACGCAGACGCAGTGTAAGAATAAGATCGAATCCATGAAGAAGAGGTACCGATCGgagtccgccgccgccgccgacgccTCGTCGTGGCCGCTCTATCCTCGCCTCGATCTTCTCCTTCGCGGAAATGGAGCTGCTTCTTCTAATCCTCCTCCTGCTGTGGTGGTGGAGTTGccatctccgccgccgccgccgccgctggaGGTCGGAAGCGGCGCGCAAAATTCACCTAATTCGAACGGCGGCGATCGCGTGGGTAAG GAGGAGGAAGGAGAGGGCACCAACAATGAAATGAAGGCGAAGGCGATTGATGAGACGGACAGCAGCACACCAGCAATTGATCTGGAtctggagaaggagaaggagaaggggAAGTTGAAGAGGAAGGAGAAGTCGACGAAGCGAGTGAGGGAGGAATGCTGGGAGATAGGGGAGAGCATAAGGTGGCTGGCGGAGGTGGTGGTGCGGTCGGAGCAGTCGCGGATGGAGACGATGAGAGAGATAGAGCGGATGAGGGCGGAAGCAGAGGCCAAGAGAGGGGAATTGGACCTTAAACGCACTGAGATCATTGCTAATACTCAGCTCCAAATCGCTAAGCTTTTTGCTCGAGGATCCATCCAATAA